A genomic window from Silene latifolia isolate original U9 population chromosome Y, ASM4854445v1, whole genome shotgun sequence includes:
- the LOC141628327 gene encoding uncharacterized protein LOC141628327 — protein sequence MALNCYLSSTTISRFNPTTFEGTVEPKLLDNWHRAMESVLEVVWCPPEMMVEQAAFYIKDETGVWWHNDRERAHAYYRNLGQPVIPWAGFKRAMRDHFVPEHIHAKLRAEFDSFSMAANMTVTEYYHRFIELSHYMEDMQLSQRSFGLQFERG from the coding sequence ATGGCACTAAATTGCTACTTATCAAGCACCACCATTTCTCGCTTTAATCCTACTACTTTTGAGGGCACCGTAGAGCCTAAGCTGCTTGACAACTGGCACCGAGCAATGGAGAGTGTTTTAGAGGTAGTTTGGTGTCCGCCGGAGATGatggtagaacaagctgcgttctacatAAAGGATGAGACTGGGGTTTGGTGGCACAACGATAGGGAACGAGCTCATGCATACTATAGGAATCTGGGTCAACCTGTAATCCCATGGGCAGGGTTCAAGAGAGCTATGAGGGACCATTTCGTTCCGGAGCACATTCATGCTAAGTTGAGGGCTGAGTTTGATTCCTTTTCTATGGCCGCCAACATGACTGTCACAGAGTACTACCACAGGTTTATCGAGCTATCACATTATATGGAGGACATGCAACTGAGTCAACGGAGTTTTGGTCTTCAGTTCGAGAGAGGTTAA